Proteins from a single region of Oreochromis niloticus isolate F11D_XX linkage group LG7, O_niloticus_UMD_NMBU, whole genome shotgun sequence:
- the pax8 gene encoding paired box protein Pax-8 isoform X1: MSSNTGRGHGGLNQLGGMFVNGRPLPEVIRQRIVDMAHQGVRPCDISRQLRVSHGCVSKILGRYYETGSIKPGVIGGSKPKVATPKVVEKIAEYKRQNPTMFAWEIRDRLLAEGVCDSDTVPSVSSINRIIRTKVQQPFNLPLDGKGLSPGQTLIPSSAVTPPESPQSDSLGSTYSISGLLGIPQPNGEGKRSHDDSDQESCRHSVDSQGSGGIPRKQMRVDHFPTASQHLDCGFDRHHYPPDSFGSAANSKTEQTLYPLSLINGSLEEAKTSLSSSSSAIGRNLSAHQSYTMVTEPVQTLPLCLKQEMSPEVTSTSPSPNMAACSLAFVELQALQKPISVSSSSCSGSSSSNHFPNAFNSFSHHAPVYGQFSSQSVISGRDMVSSTLPGYPPHIPSPAQTGYSSSAITGMVAAGADYSGQSYSHSPYTSYSEAWRFTNSSLLGSPYYYSSASRTGPPSAAAYDHL, from the exons ATGTCCAGTAACACCGGGAGAG gTCATGGGGGTCTTAACCAACTAGGTGGAATGTTTGTTAATGGACGCCCGCTTCCGGAGGTGATCCGGCAACGCATTGTGGACATGGCCCATCAGGGGGTTCGGCCTTGTGACATCTCCCGGCAGCTTCGAGTCAGCCACGGCTGCGTCAGCAAGATCCTGGGACG CTACTATGAGACGGGCAGCATCAAGCCTGGTGTGATTGGCGGCTCCAAGCCCAAAGTGGCCACTCCTAAGGTTGTGGAGAAGATCGCTGAGTACAAGAGGCAGAATCCTACCATGTTCGCCTGGGAAATCAGAGACCGGCTGCTGGCGGAGGGAGTGTGTGACAGTGACACGGTGCCCAGCGTGAGCTCCATTAACAG AATAATCCGAACGAAGGTCCAGCAGCCATTTAACCTTCCTCTGGATGGAAAAGGCCTGAGTCCAGGGCAAACTTTGA tCCCCAGTTCTGCGGTCACCCCTCCAGAATCCCCGCAGTCGGACTCTCTGGGTTCAACTTACTCCATCAGCGGCTTGCTGGGTATTCCTCAACCCAACGGCGAGGGCAAAAGGAGCCACGATGACA GTGATCAGGAGAGCTGTCGGCACAGCGTGGACTCTCAGGGCAGCGGAGGCATCCCGAGGAAACAGATGAGAGTGGATCACTTCCCCACAGCCTCACAACATCTGGACTGCGGCTTCGATCGTCATCACTATCCTCCGGACTCATTCGGATCAGCAGCAAACAGCAAAACCGAGCAG ACTCTATACCCGCTTTCCCTCATCAACGGTAGCCTAGAAGAAGCCAAGACCAGCCTCTCATCATCCAGCTCTGCCATTGGACGAAATCTGTCGGCACACCAGAGCTACACCATGGTGACTG AGCCCGTACAGACCCTGCCACTTTGtctaaaacaggaaatgtcccCAGAAGTGACCAGCACGAGCCCCTCCCCAAACATGGCAGCCTGTAGCCTGGCGTTTGTGGAGCTGCAGGCGCTGCAGAAACCCATTtctgtcagcagcagcagctgcagcggcagcagcagctccaACCATTTCCCCAACGCCTTCAACTCATTCTCCCATCATGCACCAGTGTACGGGCAGTTCAGCAGTCAGTCTGTCATCTCAG GGCGCGACATGGTGAGCTCCACCCTTCCTGGCTACCCACCTCACATCCCCTCCCCTGCTCAGACGGGATACTCTTCTTCTGCAATCACGGGAATGGTAGCAG CAGGTGCAGATTACTCGGGTCAGTCCTACAGCCACTCGCCCTACACCTCGTACAGCGAAGCCTGGAGGTTCACCAACTCCAGCTTACTGG GCTCGCCCTATTACTACAGCTCGGCCTCCCGCACGGGCCCACCATCTGCAGCCGCCTACGACCACCTCTAG
- the pax8 gene encoding paired box protein Pax-8 isoform X5: MSSNTGRGHGGLNQLGGMFVNGRPLPEVIRQRIVDMAHQGVRPCDISRQLRVSHGCVSKILGRYYETGSIKPGVIGGSKPKVATPKVVEKIAEYKRQNPTMFAWEIRDRLLAEGVCDSDTVPSVSSINRIIRTKVQQPFNLPLDGKGLSPGQTLIPSSAVTPPESPQSDSLGSTYSISGLLGIPQPNGEGKRSHDDSDQESCRHSVDSQGSGGIPRKQMRVDHFPTASQHLDCGFDRHHYPPDSFGSAANSKTEQTLYPLSLINGSLEEAKTSLSSSSSAIGRNLSAHQSYTMVTGNVPRSDQHEPLPKHGSL; the protein is encoded by the exons ATGTCCAGTAACACCGGGAGAG gTCATGGGGGTCTTAACCAACTAGGTGGAATGTTTGTTAATGGACGCCCGCTTCCGGAGGTGATCCGGCAACGCATTGTGGACATGGCCCATCAGGGGGTTCGGCCTTGTGACATCTCCCGGCAGCTTCGAGTCAGCCACGGCTGCGTCAGCAAGATCCTGGGACG CTACTATGAGACGGGCAGCATCAAGCCTGGTGTGATTGGCGGCTCCAAGCCCAAAGTGGCCACTCCTAAGGTTGTGGAGAAGATCGCTGAGTACAAGAGGCAGAATCCTACCATGTTCGCCTGGGAAATCAGAGACCGGCTGCTGGCGGAGGGAGTGTGTGACAGTGACACGGTGCCCAGCGTGAGCTCCATTAACAG AATAATCCGAACGAAGGTCCAGCAGCCATTTAACCTTCCTCTGGATGGAAAAGGCCTGAGTCCAGGGCAAACTTTGA tCCCCAGTTCTGCGGTCACCCCTCCAGAATCCCCGCAGTCGGACTCTCTGGGTTCAACTTACTCCATCAGCGGCTTGCTGGGTATTCCTCAACCCAACGGCGAGGGCAAAAGGAGCCACGATGACA GTGATCAGGAGAGCTGTCGGCACAGCGTGGACTCTCAGGGCAGCGGAGGCATCCCGAGGAAACAGATGAGAGTGGATCACTTCCCCACAGCCTCACAACATCTGGACTGCGGCTTCGATCGTCATCACTATCCTCCGGACTCATTCGGATCAGCAGCAAACAGCAAAACCGAGCAG ACTCTATACCCGCTTTCCCTCATCAACGGTAGCCTAGAAGAAGCCAAGACCAGCCTCTCATCATCCAGCTCTGCCATTGGACGAAATCTGTCGGCACACCAGAGCTACACCATGGTGACTG gaaatgtcccCAGAAGTGACCAGCACGAGCCCCTCCCCAAACATGGCAGCCTGTAG
- the pax8 gene encoding paired box protein Pax-8 isoform X2: MSSNTGRGGMFVNGRPLPEVIRQRIVDMAHQGVRPCDISRQLRVSHGCVSKILGRYYETGSIKPGVIGGSKPKVATPKVVEKIAEYKRQNPTMFAWEIRDRLLAEGVCDSDTVPSVSSINRIIRTKVQQPFNLPLDGKGLSPGQTLIPSSAVTPPESPQSDSLGSTYSISGLLGIPQPNGEGKRSHDDSDQESCRHSVDSQGSGGIPRKQMRVDHFPTASQHLDCGFDRHHYPPDSFGSAANSKTEQTLYPLSLINGSLEEAKTSLSSSSSAIGRNLSAHQSYTMVTEPVQTLPLCLKQEMSPEVTSTSPSPNMAACSLAFVELQALQKPISVSSSSCSGSSSSNHFPNAFNSFSHHAPVYGQFSSQSVISGRDMVSSTLPGYPPHIPSPAQTGYSSSAITGMVAAGADYSGQSYSHSPYTSYSEAWRFTNSSLLGSPYYYSSASRTGPPSAAAYDHL; this comes from the exons ATGTCCAGTAACACCGGGAGAG GTGGAATGTTTGTTAATGGACGCCCGCTTCCGGAGGTGATCCGGCAACGCATTGTGGACATGGCCCATCAGGGGGTTCGGCCTTGTGACATCTCCCGGCAGCTTCGAGTCAGCCACGGCTGCGTCAGCAAGATCCTGGGACG CTACTATGAGACGGGCAGCATCAAGCCTGGTGTGATTGGCGGCTCCAAGCCCAAAGTGGCCACTCCTAAGGTTGTGGAGAAGATCGCTGAGTACAAGAGGCAGAATCCTACCATGTTCGCCTGGGAAATCAGAGACCGGCTGCTGGCGGAGGGAGTGTGTGACAGTGACACGGTGCCCAGCGTGAGCTCCATTAACAG AATAATCCGAACGAAGGTCCAGCAGCCATTTAACCTTCCTCTGGATGGAAAAGGCCTGAGTCCAGGGCAAACTTTGA tCCCCAGTTCTGCGGTCACCCCTCCAGAATCCCCGCAGTCGGACTCTCTGGGTTCAACTTACTCCATCAGCGGCTTGCTGGGTATTCCTCAACCCAACGGCGAGGGCAAAAGGAGCCACGATGACA GTGATCAGGAGAGCTGTCGGCACAGCGTGGACTCTCAGGGCAGCGGAGGCATCCCGAGGAAACAGATGAGAGTGGATCACTTCCCCACAGCCTCACAACATCTGGACTGCGGCTTCGATCGTCATCACTATCCTCCGGACTCATTCGGATCAGCAGCAAACAGCAAAACCGAGCAG ACTCTATACCCGCTTTCCCTCATCAACGGTAGCCTAGAAGAAGCCAAGACCAGCCTCTCATCATCCAGCTCTGCCATTGGACGAAATCTGTCGGCACACCAGAGCTACACCATGGTGACTG AGCCCGTACAGACCCTGCCACTTTGtctaaaacaggaaatgtcccCAGAAGTGACCAGCACGAGCCCCTCCCCAAACATGGCAGCCTGTAGCCTGGCGTTTGTGGAGCTGCAGGCGCTGCAGAAACCCATTtctgtcagcagcagcagctgcagcggcagcagcagctccaACCATTTCCCCAACGCCTTCAACTCATTCTCCCATCATGCACCAGTGTACGGGCAGTTCAGCAGTCAGTCTGTCATCTCAG GGCGCGACATGGTGAGCTCCACCCTTCCTGGCTACCCACCTCACATCCCCTCCCCTGCTCAGACGGGATACTCTTCTTCTGCAATCACGGGAATGGTAGCAG CAGGTGCAGATTACTCGGGTCAGTCCTACAGCCACTCGCCCTACACCTCGTACAGCGAAGCCTGGAGGTTCACCAACTCCAGCTTACTGG GCTCGCCCTATTACTACAGCTCGGCCTCCCGCACGGGCCCACCATCTGCAGCCGCCTACGACCACCTCTAG
- the pax8 gene encoding paired box protein Pax-8 isoform X3 — translation MFVNGRPLPEVIRQRIVDMAHQGVRPCDISRQLRVSHGCVSKILGRYYETGSIKPGVIGGSKPKVATPKVVEKIAEYKRQNPTMFAWEIRDRLLAEGVCDSDTVPSVSSINRIIRTKVQQPFNLPLDGKGLSPGQTLIPSSAVTPPESPQSDSLGSTYSISGLLGIPQPNGEGKRSHDDSDQESCRHSVDSQGSGGIPRKQMRVDHFPTASQHLDCGFDRHHYPPDSFGSAANSKTEQTLYPLSLINGSLEEAKTSLSSSSSAIGRNLSAHQSYTMVTEPVQTLPLCLKQEMSPEVTSTSPSPNMAACSLAFVELQALQKPISVSSSSCSGSSSSNHFPNAFNSFSHHAPVYGQFSSQSVISGRDMVSSTLPGYPPHIPSPAQTGYSSSAITGMVAAGADYSGQSYSHSPYTSYSEAWRFTNSSLLGSPYYYSSASRTGPPSAAAYDHL, via the exons ATGTTTGTTAATGGACGCCCGCTTCCGGAGGTGATCCGGCAACGCATTGTGGACATGGCCCATCAGGGGGTTCGGCCTTGTGACATCTCCCGGCAGCTTCGAGTCAGCCACGGCTGCGTCAGCAAGATCCTGGGACG CTACTATGAGACGGGCAGCATCAAGCCTGGTGTGATTGGCGGCTCCAAGCCCAAAGTGGCCACTCCTAAGGTTGTGGAGAAGATCGCTGAGTACAAGAGGCAGAATCCTACCATGTTCGCCTGGGAAATCAGAGACCGGCTGCTGGCGGAGGGAGTGTGTGACAGTGACACGGTGCCCAGCGTGAGCTCCATTAACAG AATAATCCGAACGAAGGTCCAGCAGCCATTTAACCTTCCTCTGGATGGAAAAGGCCTGAGTCCAGGGCAAACTTTGA tCCCCAGTTCTGCGGTCACCCCTCCAGAATCCCCGCAGTCGGACTCTCTGGGTTCAACTTACTCCATCAGCGGCTTGCTGGGTATTCCTCAACCCAACGGCGAGGGCAAAAGGAGCCACGATGACA GTGATCAGGAGAGCTGTCGGCACAGCGTGGACTCTCAGGGCAGCGGAGGCATCCCGAGGAAACAGATGAGAGTGGATCACTTCCCCACAGCCTCACAACATCTGGACTGCGGCTTCGATCGTCATCACTATCCTCCGGACTCATTCGGATCAGCAGCAAACAGCAAAACCGAGCAG ACTCTATACCCGCTTTCCCTCATCAACGGTAGCCTAGAAGAAGCCAAGACCAGCCTCTCATCATCCAGCTCTGCCATTGGACGAAATCTGTCGGCACACCAGAGCTACACCATGGTGACTG AGCCCGTACAGACCCTGCCACTTTGtctaaaacaggaaatgtcccCAGAAGTGACCAGCACGAGCCCCTCCCCAAACATGGCAGCCTGTAGCCTGGCGTTTGTGGAGCTGCAGGCGCTGCAGAAACCCATTtctgtcagcagcagcagctgcagcggcagcagcagctccaACCATTTCCCCAACGCCTTCAACTCATTCTCCCATCATGCACCAGTGTACGGGCAGTTCAGCAGTCAGTCTGTCATCTCAG GGCGCGACATGGTGAGCTCCACCCTTCCTGGCTACCCACCTCACATCCCCTCCCCTGCTCAGACGGGATACTCTTCTTCTGCAATCACGGGAATGGTAGCAG CAGGTGCAGATTACTCGGGTCAGTCCTACAGCCACTCGCCCTACACCTCGTACAGCGAAGCCTGGAGGTTCACCAACTCCAGCTTACTGG GCTCGCCCTATTACTACAGCTCGGCCTCCCGCACGGGCCCACCATCTGCAGCCGCCTACGACCACCTCTAG
- the pax8 gene encoding paired box protein Pax-8 isoform X4, with amino-acid sequence MSSNTGRGHGGLNQLGGMFVNGRPLPEVIRQRIVDMAHQGVRPCDISRQLRVSHGCVSKILGRYYETGSIKPGVIGGSKPKVATPKVVEKIAEYKRQNPTMFAWEIRDRLLAEGVCDSDTVPSVSSINRIIRTKVQQPFNLPLDGKGLSPGQTLIPSSAVTPPESPQSDSLGSTYSISGLLGIPQPNGEGKRSHDDSDQESCRHSVDSQGSGGIPRKQMRVDHFPTASQHLDCGFDRHHYPPDSFGSAANSKTEQTLYPLSLINGSLEEAKTSLSSSSSAIGRNLSAHQSYTMVTGRDMVSSTLPGYPPHIPSPAQTGYSSSAITGMVAAGADYSGQSYSHSPYTSYSEAWRFTNSSLLGSPYYYSSASRTGPPSAAAYDHL; translated from the exons ATGTCCAGTAACACCGGGAGAG gTCATGGGGGTCTTAACCAACTAGGTGGAATGTTTGTTAATGGACGCCCGCTTCCGGAGGTGATCCGGCAACGCATTGTGGACATGGCCCATCAGGGGGTTCGGCCTTGTGACATCTCCCGGCAGCTTCGAGTCAGCCACGGCTGCGTCAGCAAGATCCTGGGACG CTACTATGAGACGGGCAGCATCAAGCCTGGTGTGATTGGCGGCTCCAAGCCCAAAGTGGCCACTCCTAAGGTTGTGGAGAAGATCGCTGAGTACAAGAGGCAGAATCCTACCATGTTCGCCTGGGAAATCAGAGACCGGCTGCTGGCGGAGGGAGTGTGTGACAGTGACACGGTGCCCAGCGTGAGCTCCATTAACAG AATAATCCGAACGAAGGTCCAGCAGCCATTTAACCTTCCTCTGGATGGAAAAGGCCTGAGTCCAGGGCAAACTTTGA tCCCCAGTTCTGCGGTCACCCCTCCAGAATCCCCGCAGTCGGACTCTCTGGGTTCAACTTACTCCATCAGCGGCTTGCTGGGTATTCCTCAACCCAACGGCGAGGGCAAAAGGAGCCACGATGACA GTGATCAGGAGAGCTGTCGGCACAGCGTGGACTCTCAGGGCAGCGGAGGCATCCCGAGGAAACAGATGAGAGTGGATCACTTCCCCACAGCCTCACAACATCTGGACTGCGGCTTCGATCGTCATCACTATCCTCCGGACTCATTCGGATCAGCAGCAAACAGCAAAACCGAGCAG ACTCTATACCCGCTTTCCCTCATCAACGGTAGCCTAGAAGAAGCCAAGACCAGCCTCTCATCATCCAGCTCTGCCATTGGACGAAATCTGTCGGCACACCAGAGCTACACCATGGTGACTG GGCGCGACATGGTGAGCTCCACCCTTCCTGGCTACCCACCTCACATCCCCTCCCCTGCTCAGACGGGATACTCTTCTTCTGCAATCACGGGAATGGTAGCAG CAGGTGCAGATTACTCGGGTCAGTCCTACAGCCACTCGCCCTACACCTCGTACAGCGAAGCCTGGAGGTTCACCAACTCCAGCTTACTGG GCTCGCCCTATTACTACAGCTCGGCCTCCCGCACGGGCCCACCATCTGCAGCCGCCTACGACCACCTCTAG